One stretch of Fictibacillus sp. b24 DNA includes these proteins:
- the pcrA gene encoding DNA helicase PcrA, whose product MHQMIEKLLTGLNPEQKAAVKHTDGPLLLMAGAGSGKTRVLTHRIAYLMMEKEVAPWNILAITFTNKAAREMKERVAKITGPVAEEIWISTFHSMCVRILRRDIDRIGINRNFTILDATDQLSVVKAVLKDLNYDPKKYEPRGILSAISSLKNELKTSADFAKVANGHFEGVVSEVYEGYEKRLRKNQALDFDDLIMTTIHLFAKVPEVLEFYQRKFQYIHVDEYQDTNRAQYMLVKMLADRFRNLCVVGDSDQSIYGWRGADIANILSFEKDYNDAEVILLEQNYRSTKKILQAANKVIENNMNRKPKNLWTDNTDGASITYYQGDDEQGESYYVTGKIREAVTSGKRSYNDIAILYRTNAQSRVIEEVLIKSNIPYNIVGGTKFYDRKEIKDILAYLRLISNPDDDISLQRIVNVPKRGIGASSMDKVVQYAANNDLSMYQALQEVEQIGLSARATNSLREFSEFVTNWTRQQEYLSVTELTEEVLTKTGYRDALKAEKTIEAQSRLENIDEFISVTQDFEKKQEDKSLIAFLTDLALVADIDKLDEDAADDKPKESVVLMTLHSAKGLEFPVVFLMGLEEGVFPHSRALFEENEMEEERRLAYVGITRAEEELFLTNARMRTLYGRTTTNPESRFIAEIPADLIETEVKEKPSVPWGGGARSGGGATPTFMAPKKKMVTPVYQSSGGEKLEWRVGDKVKHRKWETGTVVSMRGEGDSLELDIAFPQPVGVKRLLAKFAPIEKA is encoded by the coding sequence ATGCATCAAATGATTGAAAAGCTATTAACAGGACTGAATCCTGAGCAAAAAGCAGCGGTAAAACATACAGACGGGCCATTGTTGCTGATGGCTGGTGCGGGAAGCGGCAAGACGAGAGTGTTAACTCATCGTATCGCTTATTTAATGATGGAAAAAGAAGTGGCACCGTGGAACATCTTGGCGATCACATTTACGAATAAAGCAGCAAGAGAGATGAAGGAAAGGGTCGCTAAGATCACTGGACCAGTAGCAGAAGAAATCTGGATTTCTACGTTCCACTCTATGTGTGTTCGTATTTTACGCCGCGACATCGATCGAATCGGAATTAATCGTAACTTTACGATTTTAGATGCGACAGATCAATTGTCTGTTGTAAAAGCGGTATTGAAAGATTTGAATTATGATCCGAAAAAGTACGAGCCTCGCGGAATCTTAAGTGCCATTTCATCCTTAAAAAATGAACTGAAAACGTCAGCGGATTTTGCAAAGGTGGCGAACGGCCATTTTGAAGGTGTTGTGAGTGAAGTTTATGAAGGCTATGAAAAGCGTCTAAGAAAAAATCAAGCCTTGGATTTTGACGACCTAATCATGACGACGATCCACCTTTTTGCGAAGGTTCCTGAAGTGCTCGAGTTTTACCAGCGCAAGTTTCAATATATTCACGTGGATGAGTATCAAGATACGAACCGCGCGCAATATATGCTCGTTAAGATGCTTGCAGACCGATTCCGCAACCTTTGTGTTGTAGGTGACTCCGATCAGTCGATCTACGGCTGGCGCGGTGCGGATATCGCGAACATTCTATCCTTTGAAAAAGACTACAATGATGCTGAAGTCATTTTATTAGAGCAAAACTATCGTTCTACGAAAAAGATTCTTCAAGCTGCAAACAAAGTAATCGAAAACAACATGAATCGTAAGCCGAAGAATCTTTGGACAGACAATACGGATGGCGCTAGCATCACGTATTACCAAGGTGACGATGAGCAAGGCGAGAGCTACTATGTAACAGGCAAGATTCGTGAAGCTGTAACTTCTGGCAAACGTTCTTATAATGACATCGCGATCCTGTATCGAACGAATGCCCAGTCCCGTGTTATCGAGGAAGTTTTGATCAAGTCGAACATTCCTTACAACATCGTCGGCGGCACAAAGTTCTATGACAGAAAAGAGATCAAAGACATCCTTGCATACCTGCGTCTTATTTCGAATCCTGACGATGACATTTCACTTCAGCGTATCGTGAATGTACCAAAACGCGGAATCGGTGCTTCATCCATGGATAAAGTGGTGCAATATGCAGCGAACAATGACCTATCCATGTATCAAGCTCTCCAAGAAGTTGAGCAGATCGGTCTAAGTGCCCGTGCAACGAACTCTTTAAGAGAGTTTTCTGAGTTTGTAACGAACTGGACGCGCCAGCAGGAATATCTTTCTGTGACAGAACTCACGGAAGAAGTGTTAACGAAGACAGGTTATCGCGACGCACTTAAAGCGGAGAAAACGATTGAAGCACAAAGCCGTTTAGAGAATATCGATGAATTTATTTCCGTAACGCAAGACTTTGAAAAGAAGCAGGAAGACAAATCGCTGATCGCTTTCTTAACAGACTTAGCACTTGTTGCGGATATCGATAAGCTTGATGAAGATGCAGCAGATGATAAGCCGAAGGAATCGGTTGTGCTTATGACGCTTCACTCTGCAAAAGGTTTGGAGTTCCCGGTTGTTTTCTTAATGGGGCTTGAAGAAGGCGTGTTCCCGCATAGCCGTGCTCTTTTTGAAGAAAACGAGATGGAAGAAGAGCGCCGTCTGGCATACGTTGGAATCACGCGTGCAGAAGAAGAGCTTTTCTTAACAAATGCTAGAATGCGTACTCTTTATGGCCGCACAACGACGAATCCGGAATCGCGTTTTATCGCTGAGATCCCTGCTGATCTGATTGAAACGGAAGTAAAAGAAAAACCTTCTGTTCCTTGGGGCGGTGGTGCTCGTTCAGGTGGAGGAGCAACGCCAACATTCATGGCACCGAAAA